One Anabas testudineus chromosome 15, fAnaTes1.2, whole genome shotgun sequence genomic window carries:
- the sprn gene encoding shadow of prion protein, whose protein sequence is MSAMNQVVATCWTCLLLSAFLWEPALSKGGRGGSRGSSRGSPARSSTAGTYRGGNAFGGTRSRFRVAGRTSPVRVAAAAAAGAAVALTADKWYASAYRSSNTDSSEDELDYYNRTNYFDALMSSSTQTGYSLSQLVSIVFATFAQKYASLLDIVL, encoded by the coding sequence ATGTCTGCAATGAACCAGGTGGTTGCAACCTGCTGGacctgtctcctgctctctgctTTCCTGTGGGAGCCCGCGCTGTCCAAAGGTGGTCGTGGTGGGTCCCGGGGCTCCTCTCGGGGGTCCCCCGCCCGCAGCTCCACAGCGGGGACTTACCGGGGAGGAAACGCCTTCGGTGGGACCCGCTCTCGCTTCAGGGTGGCGGGACGAACTTCCCCGGTGAGGGTGGCGGCTGCAGCGGCTGCAGGAGCCGCCGTGGCGCTGACGGCTGATAAATGGTACGCATCTGCCTACCGCAGCAGCAACACGGACAGCTCAGAGGACGAGCTGGATTACTACAACAGGACCAATTACTTTGATGCTCTAATGTCCAGCTCAACTCAGACTGGATATTCTCTCTCTCAACTGGTCTCTATCGTTTTTGCAACATTTGCCCAGAAATATGCCTCCTTACTGGATATAGTTCTGTAG
- the LOC113158097 gene encoding peroxisomal N(1)-acetyl-spermine/spermidine oxidase-like isoform X2 yields the protein MAASEAEVVIIGCGISGIAAAHKLLKAGFENVRILEATARSGGRIKTDKLGNCITEIGASYIHGPSEENPVFCLARGYGLLDPEALKPENQAMDVGESPPMVSSWFSSSGQRLKDKQMDSALEMFEKIVDDTEQYENRRETPWASVGHFIRETARQRAAKRWKGKDEATRKLLMCAVSTMLKVECCSSATHSMDELDLAGFSMYEDLKGLDCTFPNGFEGLIKNLMSELPSDLVTYNRPVRCVHWNNSESGVNTVTVECDDGERIAADHVIVTVPLGYLKKHHSTLFSPPLPAHKLHSIQKLGFGTCNKIYVEFETPWWDADCDVIYLVWEDEEDISDQVSDISKYWIKKMASFTVLKPAQKNSHVLCGWIAGHESEYMETLPEEEVRQAITQLVRTFTGKPTITPKRILRSQWFHDPWTCGSYSHPAIGCSAQDLKNMMGPLPTKGSKSQPLQVLFAGEATHPCYYSSVHGALLTGWREADRLISHYISMSRQPDQTN from the exons ATGGCTGCGAGTGAAGCAGAAGTAGTTATAATAGGATGCGGGATATCCGGGATAGCAGCGGCACACAAGCTCCTTAAAGCTGGCTTTGAAAATGTGCGAATACTTGAAGCGACGGCGAGAAGCGGAGGAAgaatcaaaacagacaaactgg GTAATTGCATTACGGAGATCGGTGCAAGTTATATCCACGGCCCCTCTGAGGAGAACCCAGTGTTCTGTCTGGCTCGAGGTTATGGCCTCCTGGACCCCGAGGCCCTCAAACCAGAGAACCAGGCTATGGACGTCGGTGAATCTCCTCCCATGGTTTCCAGCTGGTTCAGCAGTTCAG GTCAGAGACTGAAAGATAAACAGATGGATTCTGCTCTGGAGATGTTTGAAAAGATTGTGGATGACACCGAACAGTACGAGAATCGAAGAGAAACACCCTGGGCCAGCGTGGGACATTTCATACGGGAAACG GCACGACAGCGAGCAGCGAAGAGATGGAAAGGCAAAGATGAAGCCACCAGGAAGCTGCTAATGTGCGCGGTCAGCACCATGTTGAAGGTGGAGTGCTGCTCCAGTGCAACTCATAGCATGGATGAGTTAGACCTGGCTGGATTCAGTATGTACGAGGACTTAAAAGGACTGGACTGCACGTTTCCAAA TGGCTTTGAAGGCCTGATCAAGAACCTGATGTCAGAGCTCCCCTCTGACTTAGTCACCTACAATCGACCTGTGCGCTGTGTCCACTGGAACAACTCGGAGAGCGGAGTGAACACTGTGACAGTCGAGTGCGATGATGGAGAGAGGATCGCTGCTGACCATGTTATTGTCACAGTGCCTCTAG gaTACCTTAAGAAGCATCATTCAaccctcttctctcctcctctaccGGCACACAAGCTGCACTCCATCCAAAAACTAGGATTTGGAACATGCAACAAAATATATGTTGAGTTTGAAACACCATGGTGGGATGCTGATTGTGACGTCATCTACCTGGTGTGGGAAGACGAG gAGGACATTTCAGACCAGGTGTCAGATATAAGCAAATACTGGATAAAGAAGATGGCATCATTCACTGTGCTCAAACCTGCTCAAAA AAATAGCCATGTTCTGTGTGGATGGATTGCTGGACATGAGTCAGAGTATATGGAGACACTTCCTGAAGAAGAGGTCCGACAGGCCATCACACAGCTTGTCCGTACATTCACAG GGAAGCCTACCATCACACCGAAGAGAATCCTGCGCTCCCAGTGGTTTCATGACCCCTGGACATGTGGATCTTATAGTCACCCTGCTATAGGATGTTCAGCACAGGACCTTAAGAACATGATGGGGCCTCTACCTACAAAGGGATCAAAGTCACAG CCCCTACAGGTGTTGTTTGCTGGAGAGGCTACTCATCCCTGCTACTACTCCTCCGTACACGGCGCTCTTCTCACCGGGTGGAGAGAAGCTGATCGACTCATCTCTCACTACATCTCCATGAGCAGACAACCTGATCAAACTAATTAA
- the rassf4a gene encoding ras association domain-containing protein 4a, with amino-acid sequence MGEHQTYVKLSEEKHIPKSDILSLLRTYNCYHEGKNFQLRSREEDGELILEGLLNIYWGLRRPIRLQMHDDNERFRLNRNDRSALAKHLLTESNNNTLSGETGPASGDTCGQEEEDSPQLLRTRSDASFMRVQRRSKTHTARDLQRLRTHRFSINGHFYNHKTSVFTPAYGTVTNVRVNSSMTTGQVLNLLLHKFRVENKAEDFVLYMVHESGERTRLKDGEYPLVARVLYGPCEKISKIFIMEADLGEEVTYDVAQYIKFEIPVLDSFVKKLKEEEEREINKLTKKYSALKSMILHQLEDKTNTSDRV; translated from the exons ATGGGTGAGCATCAAACCTACGTGAAGCTCAGTGAAGAGAAACATATACCAAA GTCGGACATCTTGTCACTGCTGAGGACGTACAACTGTTACCATGAAGGGAAAAACTTCCAGCTGAGATCTCGTGAG gaggatGGAGAGCTCATCCTCGAGGGGCTGCTGAACATCTACTGGGGTCTACGTCGACCCATCAGGCTTCAGATGCACGATGACAATGAAAGATTCCGTCTCAACCG AAACGATAGATCTGCGCTGGCAAAGCATCTGTTAACAGAGTCTAACAATAATACGCTGAGCGGAGAAACTGGACCAGCCA GTGGTGACACGTGTGGTCAGGAGGAAGAGGACTCTCCTCAGCTGCTGAGGACCAGGAGTGATGCTTCCTTCATGCGGGTTCAGAGGAggtcaaagacacacactgccAGAGACTTGCAGCGCTTGCGCACACATAGGTTCTCAATCAACGGACACTTCTACAACCACAAG ACATCTGTATTTACTCCAGCGTACGGTACGGTCACTAACGTACGAGTAAACAGCTCCATGACGACTGGACAAGTCCTCAACCTGCTGCTACACAAGTTTAGG gTGGAGAATAAAGCTGAAGATTTTGTGCTTTATATGGTGCACGAGTCTGGTG AGAGGACCCGTCTGAAGGATGGTGAATACCCACTTGTAGCTCGTGTGCTTTACGGGCCCTGTGAGAAAATCTCCAAGATCTTCATCATGGAGGCCGACCTGGGAGAGGAAGTCACGTATGAT GTTGCCCAGTACATAAAGTTTGAGATCCCTGTTTTAGACAGCTTCGTAAAGAAActtaaagaggaagaagaacgTGAGATAAACAAACTGACCAAAAA GTACAGTGCCCTGAAGTCTATGATTCTTCATCAGCTCGAGGACAAAACTAACACCAGTGACAGAGTATAg
- the LOC113159353 gene encoding peroxisomal N(1)-acetyl-spermine/spermidine oxidase, with protein MSGTPKIVIIGCGISGIAAAQRLVNGGFTDVRILEATARSGGRIKTGRFGNNIVEIGANWIHGPSEENPVFCLARQYKLLDPEALSPENQGMDIGGHPPWVPNVFSSSGRRINAEDIYPAQDMFVELLYESSQYQSQGGEPWPSVGEFIRSEVRQRAAEQWKDIDAATRSLRMSVISNLMKAECCVNGAHSMDEVGLGAYGIYKTLPGLDCTFPGGYEGLIKNLMSELPSGLVTYNRPVSCVHWNSSEQRENPVVVECDDGEKIAADHVIVTVPLGYLKKHHSTLFRPPLPLHKLHSIQRLGFGTNNKIFVEFDSPFWDADCEVIYLLWDDEDALVQQVTDVQRSWLQKLFGFTVLKPTERYGHILCGWIAGHESEYMETLSEQEVTHAITQLIRRFTGNPILTPKRILRSQWFHDPWTCGSYTCPGKGCSAQDLENMMESLPTKGSQSQPLQVMFAGEATHPFYFSTVHGALLSGWREADRLISHYSKSKL; from the exons ATGAGCGGGACTCCTAAAATAGTCATAATAGGATGCGGGATATCAGGGATAGCTGCGGCACAAAGACTCGTTAACGGAGGATTCACTGATGTGCGGATTCTTGAAGCGACTGCGAGAAGTGGAGGAAGAATAAAGACAGGACGATTCG GTAATAACATTGTTGAGATAGGGGCAAACTGGATCCATGGACCGTCTGAGGAGAACCCAGTTTTTTGTCTGGCCCGTCAGTATAAGCTCCTGGATCCAGAAGCCCTCAGCCCAGAGAACCAAGGAATGGACATCGGAGGACATCCCCCATGGGTTCCCAATGTCTTCAGCAGTTCAG GTCGAAGGATAAATGCTGAGGACATCTATCCTGCTCAAGACATGTTTGTTGAGCTGCTGTATGAAAGTTCACAATATCAGAGTCAAGGAGGAGAGCCATGGCCCAGTGTGGGAGAGTTCATACGGTCAGAG GTGCGACAGCgagcagcagagcagtggaAAGACATTGATGCAGCCACAAGATCTTTGCGGATGAGTGTGATCAGTAACCTGATGAAGGCCGAGTGCTGTGTTAATGGGGCTCACAGCATGGATGAAGTGGGTCTAGGGGCCTACGGTATTTACAAGACACTACCTGGCCTGGACTGCACATTTCCAGG TGGCTATGAAGGTCTCATCAAAAACTTGATGTCGGAGCTCCCTAGTGGTTTAGTGACCTACAATCGGCCTGTGAGCTGTGTCCACTGGAACAGctcagagcagagagaaaaccCTGTGGTGGTTGAGTgtgatgatggagagaagaTCGCTGCTGATCATGTTATTGTCACAGTGCCTCTAG gaTACCTTAAGAAGCACCATTCAACTCTGTTTCGTCCTCCTCTCCCTCTACACAAGCTGCACTCCATCCAGAGACTTGGTTTTGGAACCAACAATAAGATATTTGTGGAGTTTGACTCACCGTTTTGGGATGCTGACTGTGAGGTTATCTATCTTTTGTGGGATGATGAG GATGCCCTGGTGCAGCAGGTGACAGATGTACAAAGGTCCTGGCTGCAGAAGTTATTTGGCTTCACTGTTCTCAAACCCACTGAGAG GTATGGCCACATCCTGTGTGGCTGGATTGCCGGACATGAGTCAGAATATATGGAGACACTGTCTGAACAGGAGGTCACACATGCCATCACGCAACTTATTCGTCGGTTTACAG GGAACCCCATCCTCACCCCAAAGAGAATCCTGCGCTCCCAGTGGTTTCATGACCCCTGGACATGTGGATCTTACACTTGCCCTGGAAAAGGCTGCTCAGCACAGGACCTGGAGAACATGATGGAGTCCCTGCCTACAAAGGGATCACAGTCACAG CCTCTGCAGGTGATGTTTGCTGGAGAGGCTACTCATCCCTTCTACTTCTCTACTGTCCATGGAGCTCTTCTCTCTGGGTGGAGGGAAGCTGATCGGCTCATCTCTCACTACTCGAAGTCAAAACTTTAA
- the LOC113158097 gene encoding peroxisomal N(1)-acetyl-spermine/spermidine oxidase-like isoform X1, protein MAASEAEVVIIGCGISGIAAAHKLLKAGFENVRILEATARSGGRIKTDKLAGNCITEIGASYIHGPSEENPVFCLARGYGLLDPEALKPENQAMDVGESPPMVSSWFSSSGQRLKDKQMDSALEMFEKIVDDTEQYENRRETPWASVGHFIRETARQRAAKRWKGKDEATRKLLMCAVSTMLKVECCSSATHSMDELDLAGFSMYEDLKGLDCTFPNGFEGLIKNLMSELPSDLVTYNRPVRCVHWNNSESGVNTVTVECDDGERIAADHVIVTVPLGYLKKHHSTLFSPPLPAHKLHSIQKLGFGTCNKIYVEFETPWWDADCDVIYLVWEDEEDISDQVSDISKYWIKKMASFTVLKPAQKNSHVLCGWIAGHESEYMETLPEEEVRQAITQLVRTFTGKPTITPKRILRSQWFHDPWTCGSYSHPAIGCSAQDLKNMMGPLPTKGSKSQPLQVLFAGEATHPCYYSSVHGALLTGWREADRLISHYISMSRQPDQTN, encoded by the exons ATGGCTGCGAGTGAAGCAGAAGTAGTTATAATAGGATGCGGGATATCCGGGATAGCAGCGGCACACAAGCTCCTTAAAGCTGGCTTTGAAAATGTGCGAATACTTGAAGCGACGGCGAGAAGCGGAGGAAgaatcaaaacagacaaactgg CAGGTAATTGCATTACGGAGATCGGTGCAAGTTATATCCACGGCCCCTCTGAGGAGAACCCAGTGTTCTGTCTGGCTCGAGGTTATGGCCTCCTGGACCCCGAGGCCCTCAAACCAGAGAACCAGGCTATGGACGTCGGTGAATCTCCTCCCATGGTTTCCAGCTGGTTCAGCAGTTCAG GTCAGAGACTGAAAGATAAACAGATGGATTCTGCTCTGGAGATGTTTGAAAAGATTGTGGATGACACCGAACAGTACGAGAATCGAAGAGAAACACCCTGGGCCAGCGTGGGACATTTCATACGGGAAACG GCACGACAGCGAGCAGCGAAGAGATGGAAAGGCAAAGATGAAGCCACCAGGAAGCTGCTAATGTGCGCGGTCAGCACCATGTTGAAGGTGGAGTGCTGCTCCAGTGCAACTCATAGCATGGATGAGTTAGACCTGGCTGGATTCAGTATGTACGAGGACTTAAAAGGACTGGACTGCACGTTTCCAAA TGGCTTTGAAGGCCTGATCAAGAACCTGATGTCAGAGCTCCCCTCTGACTTAGTCACCTACAATCGACCTGTGCGCTGTGTCCACTGGAACAACTCGGAGAGCGGAGTGAACACTGTGACAGTCGAGTGCGATGATGGAGAGAGGATCGCTGCTGACCATGTTATTGTCACAGTGCCTCTAG gaTACCTTAAGAAGCATCATTCAaccctcttctctcctcctctaccGGCACACAAGCTGCACTCCATCCAAAAACTAGGATTTGGAACATGCAACAAAATATATGTTGAGTTTGAAACACCATGGTGGGATGCTGATTGTGACGTCATCTACCTGGTGTGGGAAGACGAG gAGGACATTTCAGACCAGGTGTCAGATATAAGCAAATACTGGATAAAGAAGATGGCATCATTCACTGTGCTCAAACCTGCTCAAAA AAATAGCCATGTTCTGTGTGGATGGATTGCTGGACATGAGTCAGAGTATATGGAGACACTTCCTGAAGAAGAGGTCCGACAGGCCATCACACAGCTTGTCCGTACATTCACAG GGAAGCCTACCATCACACCGAAGAGAATCCTGCGCTCCCAGTGGTTTCATGACCCCTGGACATGTGGATCTTATAGTCACCCTGCTATAGGATGTTCAGCACAGGACCTTAAGAACATGATGGGGCCTCTACCTACAAAGGGATCAAAGTCACAG CCCCTACAGGTGTTGTTTGCTGGAGAGGCTACTCATCCCTGCTACTACTCCTCCGTACACGGCGCTCTTCTCACCGGGTGGAGAGAAGCTGATCGACTCATCTCTCACTACATCTCCATGAGCAGACAACCTGATCAAACTAATTAA
- the mtg1 gene encoding mitochondrial ribosome-associated GTPase 1 yields MKLHQVLRNVGNFRSVFDFGGRDVAHWFPGHMAKGLKQMRATLRSVDCIIEIHDARIPFSGRNPVFQETLDVRPHVLILNKMDLTDLSNKQGILKKLEKSGVKNVLFTDCLKQQDDNIKKLVPVVVEMIESRPRFNKDEDTNYCLMLIGVPNVGKSSLINALRRTYLKKGRASRVGGEPGITKAVLTKIQVCQRPVVHLFDTPGVLPPKIESVETGMKLALCGTILDHLVGEDIIADYLLYSLNRLGKFSYVEKYDLQEPSDNIQHVLKRIAVKLKKTQRVKAITGVGNITVTIPNYTAAAYDFIRAFRKGELGRVMLD; encoded by the exons ATGAAACTACACCAGGTTTTACGTAATGTCGGTAACTTTAGATCCGTGTTCGACTTCGGCGGACGGGATGTGGCTCATTGGTTCCCCGGACACATGGCTAAAG GACTGAAGCAGATGAGAGCGACTCTCAGGAGTGTGGACTGCATCATAGAAATCCATGATGCCAGA ATCCCCTTCTCTGGAAGAAACCCTGTGTTTCAGGAGACTCTAGACGTCCGACCACATGTGCTAATTCTCAACAAGATGGACCTTACTGATCTTTCCAACAAGCAG GGAATCCTGAAGAAGTTAGAAAAGAGCGGAGTGAAGAACGTGCTCTTCACAGACTGTTTAAAGCAGCAGGATGACAACATAAAAAAG TTGGTGCCAGTGGTGGTGGAAATGATTGAGAGCAGACCACGCTTTAACAAAGATGAG GATACTAATTATTGCCTGATGTTGATTGGAGTGCCCAATGTAGGGAAGTCATCTCTCATTAACGCATTAAGAAGAACATACTTAAAAAAAG GTCGAGCGTCACGAGTAGGTGGGGAGCCAGGTATAACTAAAGCAGTCTTGACTAAAATTCAG GTGTGTCAGCGACCCGTAGTGCACTTGTTCGACACACCGGGAGTCTTGCCTCCTAAGATTGAGAGCGTTGAAACAGGCATGAAGCTGGCTTTATGTG gaACTATACTGGACCATTTAGTGGGTGAAGACATTATTGCTGACTACTTACTCTATTCTCTGAACAGGCTAGGGAAGTTCAG ttaTGTGGAGAAATACGACCTTCAAGAGCCCAGTGATAACATCCAGCATGTCCTCAAACGCATTGCTGTGAAACTTAAAAAGACCCAGCGGGTCAAAGCCATCACTGGAGTGG gGAACATTACTGTCACTATCCCAAActacacagcagcagcttaCGATTTTATAAGAGCCTTCAGGAAAGGAGAGTTGGGAAGAGTAATGCTGGACTGA
- the echs1 gene encoding enoyl-CoA hydratase, mitochondrial: protein MAFLCRRAASLLKPSGAAPALLSAARLYSSGAQYEYILVEKRGEKKDVGFIQLNRPKALNALCDGLMKEVGEALNAFEADGDVGAIVITGSDRAFAAGADIKEMQNRTFQECYSGNFLAHWDRVSTVKKPVIAAVNGFALGGGCELAMMCDIIYAGEKAQFGQPEILLGTIPGSGGTQRLTRAVGKSLTMEMVLTGNRIDAQEAKQSGLVSKVYPVDQVVSEAIKCGEKIAANSKIVSAMAKEAVNAAFELSLTEGNRLEKRLFHSTFATDDRKEGMTAFVEKRKASFQDK, encoded by the exons ATGGCTTTTCTCTGCAGACGTGCTGCTTCGCTCCTGAAGCCGTCCGGAGCAGCGCCGGCTCTCCTGTCCGCTGCTCGCCTCTACAGCtcag GTGCTCAGTATGAGTATATTTTGGTAGAAAAGCGAGGTGAGAAGAAGGATGTTGGTTTCATCCAGCTGAACCGGCCCAAGGCTCTCAACGCCCTCTGTGACGGACTGATGAAGGAGGTGGGAGAGGCTTTGAATGCCTTCGAAGCTGACGGTGATGTTGGAGCTATTGTCATCACTGGTAGTGACAGAGCGTTTGCTG cgGGAGCCGACATTAAAGAGATGCAGAATCGAACCTTCCAGGAGTGCTACAGTGGAAACTTCCTGGCTCACTGGGACAGAGTGTCCACAGTGAAGAAGCCTGTGATCGCAGCTGTCAATGGATTTGCC CTGGGTGGAGGCTGTGAGCTGGCAATGATGTGTGACATCATCTATGCCGGGGAGAAGGCACAGTTTGGCCAACCAGAGATCCTGCTGGGGACTATACCTG GATCGGGGGGCACCCAGCGGCTGACCCGTGCAGTGGGCAAATCCCTGACTATGGAGATGGTGCTAACAGGCAACAGGATTGATGCTCAAGAAGCCAAACAATCAG gtTTGGTGAGTAAAGTTTATCCTGTGGACCAGGTGGTGTCTGAAGCGATTAAATGTGGGGAGAAAATTGCTGCCAACTCCAAAATAGTCTCTGCTATGGCCAAAGAGGCTGTCAATGCAG CTTTTGAACTAAGTCTGACTGAAGGAAATCGTTTGGAAAAGCGCTTATTCCACTCTACCTTTGCTACA GATGATCGTAAAGAAGGCATGACGGCATTTGTGGAGAAGAGAAAGGCTAGTTTCCAGGACAAGTAG